In Geotalea uraniireducens, one genomic interval encodes:
- a CDS encoding MBL fold metallo-hydrolase, with translation MKHRITILCDNTVGPISGTIGEHGFAALVEGSGQGLLFDTGRGEGLLHNAQRMGRDLRRVSRVALSHGHYDHTGGLWPLLGSCGPKEILAHPGIFTRRYRVREGESVSIGIPYAEDFLRGQGAIFSLSEKWREIGPETWLTGEVPRLTGYEKGDTGLCCDDGGCTADPISDDQSLVLRSERGLVLLLGCCHAGVVNTIEWAQKMTGIDEVYAVIGGTHLGFCSQAQLDETIAALRRFGVRKILGSHCTGFYAAARLAHEFPGVFHPAYVGYTLEV, from the coding sequence ATGAAACACCGGATCACCATCCTCTGCGACAACACCGTTGGGCCGATTTCCGGGACGATCGGCGAGCACGGCTTTGCCGCGCTGGTGGAAGGAAGCGGCCAGGGGCTGCTGTTCGATACCGGTCGGGGCGAGGGCCTGTTGCATAATGCCCAGCGGATGGGGCGCGATCTGCGGCGGGTCAGTCGGGTGGCCCTTTCCCATGGCCACTATGACCATACCGGCGGTCTTTGGCCGTTATTGGGCAGTTGCGGCCCCAAGGAGATCCTTGCCCATCCCGGGATCTTTACCCGCCGTTACCGCGTACGCGAGGGAGAGAGCGTTTCGATCGGCATCCCTTACGCCGAGGATTTTCTGCGGGGGCAGGGGGCGATTTTTTCGCTCAGCGAAAAGTGGCGGGAGATCGGCCCGGAAACGTGGCTGACCGGCGAAGTTCCCCGGCTGACCGGCTATGAAAAGGGGGACACCGGCCTTTGCTGCGATGATGGGGGGTGCACAGCCGATCCGATCAGTGACGACCAGTCTCTGGTCCTCCGTTCTGAGCGGGGGCTGGTGTTGCTGCTCGGCTGCTGTCATGCCGGGGTGGTCAATACTATCGAGTGGGCGCAAAAAATGACGGGGATTGACGAAGTCTACGCAGTGATCGGCGGGACCCACCTCGGCTTCTGCAGCCAAGCGCAGCTTGATGAGACGATAGCGGCGCTGCGTCGCTTCGGCGTCCGGAAAATTCTCGGCAGTCACTGCACCGGTTTTTATGCTGCTGCCCGGCTTGCCCACGAGTTTCCCGGCGTGTTTCATCCGGCGTACGTCGGCTATACCTTGGAAGTCTGA
- a CDS encoding rhodanese-like domain-containing protein gives MKFLIAAVAVLLGANAAFAVGYRNIESSEARTLLAKKVAVYLLDVRTPEEYRQAHLTGAVLIPLNEMERRLGEIPKNRPVVVYCAVGSRSCLVADLLVRKGFREVYNVVDGIVGWYRHGYPMVR, from the coding sequence GTGAAATTTCTGATCGCGGCCGTGGCAGTCCTGTTAGGTGCGAATGCTGCGTTTGCCGTCGGCTACCGCAATATCGAGTCCTCTGAGGCGCGGACCCTGCTGGCCAAAAAAGTCGCCGTTTACCTGCTCGACGTGCGGACTCCCGAGGAGTATCGCCAGGCTCATTTGACCGGTGCGGTGCTAATCCCGCTTAACGAGATGGAGCGACGCCTCGGTGAAATTCCGAAAAACCGGCCGGTCGTTGTCTACTGTGCCGTCGGTTCCCGTTCCTGTCTGGTTGCCGACCTGCTGGTCCGGAAAGGCTTCCGGGAGGTTTACAATGTTGTGGATGGGATCGTCGGCTGGTATCGGCACGGCTATCCGATGGTCCGTTAA
- a CDS encoding ArsR/SmtB family transcription factor: MNREVEEVALLLRILGHPVRLRIATGLATGCACVKEIWECLGMPQAVVSQHLKVMKEHGVLDARREGVRVCYSLKEGPVTEIVKALS; this comes from the coding sequence ATGAACCGTGAAGTTGAAGAAGTTGCCCTGCTGCTGAGAATTCTCGGCCATCCGGTCAGGCTGCGCATTGCGACGGGGCTGGCGACGGGGTGTGCCTGCGTCAAAGAGATTTGGGAATGCCTCGGCATGCCCCAGGCGGTCGTCTCGCAGCATCTCAAGGTTATGAAGGAGCATGGGGTTCTTGATGCCCGCCGGGAAGGTGTGCGGGTCTGCTATTCCCTGAAAGAAGGCCCGGTAACGGAGATCGTCAAGGCCCTTTCCTAA
- a CDS encoding methyl-accepting chemotaxis protein: MKLKRYRDWGILPKIMTISAVTVTLFAVLVLFFFLPFIEGRLMDGKKGATRNVVDVAYHVLSGYGDKAQKGELTQEEAQKRAADEIKSLRYQGKEYFWINDLGPRMIMHPMKPELDGTDLSENKDPNGKHLFVEFAKICREKGGGFVDYMWPKPGESEPVPKISYVKLYEPWGWVVGSGIYVDDVHKEMAKLYWGVVAGTCLFAVITLSLALSVGLGIVRPLRRVVGSLHGIAEGEGDLTQRIVVERHDESGDLAHSFNAFVEKLQTIIGSVASNALQVAAGAHQVQSAARHMADGAEHVAGEAGTVATASEEMAATSMEIARNCVSLAEGARTASDSAHVGAGVVQETVSVMNRIAARVMDAAKTVDSLGSRSDQIGEIIGTIEDIADQTNLLALNAAIEAARAGESGRGFAVVADEVRALAERTTKATKEISQMIKAIQQETRGAVSSMEEGVQEVERGTGEATRSGEALQDILDQINAVSSQVGQIATAAEQQTATTTEISGNIQRITDVAQQTASGAQQSATAAAQLAGLAEELQRLVGKFRLSA; this comes from the coding sequence ATGAAACTGAAGAGGTACAGGGACTGGGGAATTTTGCCGAAGATCATGACCATTTCGGCAGTAACGGTGACACTGTTCGCCGTGCTGGTGCTGTTTTTCTTCCTGCCGTTCATTGAAGGGAGGTTGATGGACGGCAAAAAAGGCGCCACCCGGAACGTGGTGGATGTTGCCTATCATGTCTTGAGCGGCTACGGCGACAAAGCGCAGAAAGGGGAATTGACCCAGGAGGAAGCTCAGAAGCGGGCGGCTGACGAGATCAAGTCCTTGCGTTATCAAGGGAAGGAATACTTCTGGATTAACGACCTCGGGCCGCGGATGATCATGCACCCGATGAAGCCGGAGCTGGACGGTACCGATCTCAGCGAGAATAAAGATCCGAACGGCAAACATCTGTTCGTTGAGTTTGCCAAAATTTGCCGGGAAAAGGGTGGTGGCTTTGTTGATTACATGTGGCCAAAACCGGGAGAGAGCGAACCGGTACCGAAAATTTCCTATGTTAAGCTTTACGAGCCATGGGGATGGGTCGTCGGCAGCGGCATTTATGTCGACGATGTCCATAAGGAAATGGCAAAACTCTATTGGGGGGTTGTTGCCGGAACCTGTCTGTTTGCCGTTATTACCCTTTCTCTTGCCCTTTCGGTCGGGTTGGGAATTGTCCGGCCCTTGCGTCGGGTGGTCGGTAGCCTCCATGGCATAGCCGAAGGTGAAGGGGACCTGACCCAGCGGATCGTCGTGGAACGCCACGACGAGTCGGGTGATCTGGCTCACTCATTTAATGCCTTTGTCGAAAAGCTGCAGACGATCATCGGTAGTGTTGCCAGCAACGCCCTTCAGGTTGCTGCCGGCGCCCACCAGGTTCAATCGGCGGCGCGACATATGGCCGACGGCGCGGAGCACGTTGCTGGCGAGGCCGGCACGGTTGCCACTGCCAGCGAAGAAATGGCAGCAACCAGTATGGAAATTGCCCGGAATTGCGTATCTCTTGCCGAGGGAGCTCGCACTGCCAGCGATTCGGCCCATGTTGGCGCCGGGGTTGTTCAGGAGACAGTTAGCGTGATGAACCGGATTGCGGCGCGGGTCATGGATGCGGCAAAAACCGTCGACAGCCTCGGTTCCCGTAGTGACCAGATCGGAGAAATCATTGGGACAATTGAGGATATCGCCGATCAGACCAATCTGTTGGCGCTCAATGCCGCCATTGAAGCTGCCCGAGCTGGCGAGTCGGGACGGGGATTTGCCGTCGTCGCCGATGAAGTCCGCGCGCTGGCCGAACGGACAACCAAGGCGACCAAGGAAATTTCCCAAATGATCAAGGCGATTCAACAGGAAACTCGCGGGGCGGTTTCATCGATGGAAGAAGGGGTACAGGAGGTCGAACGGGGGACCGGCGAAGCGACCCGCTCCGGCGAAGCACTGCAGGACATTCTCGATCAGATCAATGCGGTCAGCTCGCAGGTCGGGCAAATCGCGACTGCCGCCGAGCAGCAGACTGCTACCACCACGGAAATCAGTGGCAATATTCAGCGGATCACTGATGTCGCCCAGCAAACCGCCAGCGGTGCCCAGCAGTCGGCGACCGCCGCCGCTCAACTTGCCGGATTGGCTGAAGAATTGCAACGGCTGGTAGGAAAATTCCGGCTCAGCGCGTAA
- a CDS encoding methyl-accepting chemotaxis protein, which yields MQLTIKRKMGLTLGLTLLGMAVIVVFMLIGFAKVQRHQLAMEKLAAVNTSALRGNIAMLKAREYEAEFFDRHQDKWVARVKESVDKVNVQLDAISANNADPKIKGWVENARKLATQYVGQFEKLSQKALASDFKDESLNEDREDLRDIINEFEPLLDNYIPKQVGASYQEASKALNHELVLTRIQILAAIIVVALTLLACLLTISVGLISSLRKVVERLSDIADGDGDLTKRIELQNNDELGELAARFNNFVEKLHVIIAQVSHNTLQVASSSFQLQATAGQMAEGAEKAASQVGAVASASEELAATSFEIATNCGNVAESSRLANDSAQTGAQVVQKTVEVMARIADRVMDSARTVESLGSRSDQIGEIISTIEDIADQTNLLALNAAIEAARAGEQGRGFAVVADEVRALAERTSRATREISQMIKGIQDETKGAVSAMEQGVREVENGRSEAARSGEAIQAILEQFRMLDAQVGEISTTADEQTRTTTEISSSVMEITDIIEATAAGANDSAEAAAGLAHLAEELKQLVGRFKLAS from the coding sequence ATGCAGTTGACAATCAAACGGAAGATGGGGCTGACGCTTGGCCTGACGCTCTTGGGGATGGCGGTAATTGTGGTGTTTATGCTGATCGGCTTCGCCAAAGTGCAGCGGCATCAGCTGGCCATGGAAAAGCTAGCGGCTGTCAATACTTCGGCGTTGCGGGGCAATATTGCCATGCTCAAGGCGCGGGAGTACGAGGCAGAGTTTTTTGATCGGCACCAGGATAAATGGGTTGCCCGGGTGAAGGAGTCAGTCGATAAGGTAAACGTCCAACTGGATGCCATTTCCGCCAACAACGCTGATCCGAAGATCAAGGGATGGGTGGAGAATGCCCGAAAACTGGCCACCCAGTATGTCGGCCAATTCGAAAAGCTTTCCCAGAAAGCATTGGCAAGTGATTTCAAGGACGAGTCGTTGAACGAGGATCGGGAAGATTTGCGCGACATCATCAACGAGTTCGAGCCACTTCTCGACAACTACATTCCCAAGCAGGTAGGGGCAAGTTACCAGGAGGCGAGCAAGGCGCTCAATCACGAGTTGGTTCTGACACGAATCCAGATTCTGGCAGCGATTATTGTTGTTGCGCTAACCCTGCTGGCCTGCCTCCTGACCATCTCCGTCGGTCTCATCTCCTCGCTGCGCAAGGTCGTTGAACGGCTGTCTGATATCGCCGATGGCGATGGCGACCTGACCAAGCGGATCGAACTCCAGAACAATGATGAACTGGGCGAGCTGGCTGCCCGGTTCAACAATTTCGTTGAAAAGCTCCATGTGATAATTGCCCAGGTATCCCACAATACCCTGCAGGTCGCATCATCCTCGTTCCAGCTCCAGGCAACCGCCGGTCAAATGGCCGAAGGAGCCGAGAAGGCAGCAAGCCAGGTCGGTGCTGTGGCCTCAGCCAGCGAAGAGCTGGCAGCCACCAGCTTCGAGATTGCCACTAACTGCGGCAATGTGGCAGAAAGCTCGCGGCTGGCCAATGATTCGGCCCAGACTGGAGCCCAGGTCGTTCAGAAGACGGTTGAGGTGATGGCCCGGATCGCCGATCGGGTAATGGATTCGGCTCGGACCGTCGAAAGCCTCGGTAGCCGGAGCGACCAGATCGGTGAGATTATTTCCACAATTGAGGATATTGCCGATCAGACGAATCTGCTTGCCCTTAACGCTGCCATCGAAGCGGCCAGGGCCGGCGAGCAGGGACGTGGCTTTGCCGTCGTTGCCGACGAGGTGCGGGCATTGGCAGAACGCACTTCCCGAGCAACCCGGGAAATTTCCCAGATGATCAAGGGAATCCAGGACGAGACCAAAGGGGCGGTTTCCGCCATGGAGCAGGGGGTCAGAGAAGTGGAGAACGGCAGGTCCGAGGCGGCTCGTTCCGGAGAAGCGATCCAGGCGATTCTGGAGCAGTTCCGGATGCTCGATGCTCAGGTCGGAGAAATTTCAACGACCGCCGACGAGCAGACCCGGACCACGACGGAAATCAGTTCCAGCGTGATGGAGATTACCGATATTATCGAAGCGACGGCGGCGGGGGCCAATGACTCGGCTGAAGCGGCCGCCGGCTTGGCCCATCTTGCCGAAGAACTGAAACAACTGGTTGGGCGGTTCAAACTGGCATCTTGA
- a CDS encoding bacteriohemerythrin codes for MMALITWSDGLSVKVRQFDDQHKKLVEMVNQLHDGMKAGKGSQVLGDILKSLISYTQTHFAAEEQLMRTHNYPDFEAHKKEHNALVMQVLDLQKQLQGGKPVLTQNVMNFLRDWLTKHIQGDDKKYGPFFNGKGVA; via the coding sequence ATGATGGCCCTGATTACCTGGAGCGACGGTCTGAGTGTTAAGGTGCGGCAGTTCGACGACCAACACAAGAAACTGGTGGAGATGGTCAACCAGCTGCATGATGGGATGAAAGCCGGTAAAGGAAGCCAGGTCTTGGGGGATATCCTCAAGTCGCTCATTTCGTATACCCAGACCCATTTTGCCGCCGAGGAGCAGTTGATGAGAACGCACAACTACCCCGATTTCGAGGCGCACAAAAAAGAACATAACGCCCTCGTCATGCAGGTCCTTGATCTGCAGAAGCAACTGCAGGGCGGCAAGCCGGTGCTGACCCAGAATGTGATGAACTTCCTCCGTGACTGGCTTACCAAGCATATCCAGGGGGATGACAAAAAGTACGGCCCCTTTTTCAACGGGAAAGGCGTCGCCTAG